The nucleotide window GTCGGGATCGGCTGGCCGCCGCCGCCGATGCAGCCGCCCGGACAGGCCATCACTTCGATATAATCGAATTTATCCAGATCGGCGATGATCGGATCGATATTGCCGATACCGTTCACCACCGCGATCCGGACTTTATTGCCGGCAATATCCACTTCGGCCGTTTTGATGCCGGCCAAACCTCTGGCTTCGTTATAATCAATTTTAGCGCGGCACAATTTCGCCTTGGTGTTCGAACCGCAAGCCAGATAATCCGCGGTGCGCAAAGCTGATTCCATCACGCCGCCCGAGCCACCGAACAAAGCCGCGGCGCCGGAAAATCTTCCCAGCGGATCGTCAGCGTCTTGCGGTTTTATTTTTGCCAGATCGATATTGTTCTTTTTGAACAAGAAAGATAATTCTCTGGTGGTCAAAACTTGATCAATAACTTGCATGCCATCAACTTTAAGTTCGGGACGGACTGCTTCATATTTTTTGGCGGTGCAGGGCATAATGGAAACCAATTTGATATTTTTCGGATCAACGCCCATTTTTTTCGCCCAGAAAGTTTTCACTACGCCGGCCAAATGGACGTGCGGCGAACGGGTAGTGGTCAGATGCGGAATAATTTCAGGATGAAGCAACTCGACATAATTCACCCAGCCCGGACAGCAAGAAGTGAACATCGGCAAACTGCCATTTGATCGGGCTTTTTTATCTTTAATCCGTTCTAGCAATTCTTCGGCTTCAATAATTGTCGTTAAGTCGGCGCCAAAATTGATGTCAAAAACATAATCAAAACCCAATTTCTTCAAAGCCGCGGTAATTTTTCCCGATGAATCCTTGCCGTACGGCAGATTAAAATCCTCGCCAATGGTAACGCGGACTGACGGCGCGAACTGCGCCACCAAAATTTCCTTATCGTGACGAGCGACGGGCTTGCCCGCCGAAGCCTTAGCGAAGGCGGGGTGGGTTTTCAGAAATCGTTTTCTCTTCTCAAGTATTTTTTCCACTTGCGGCACTTCCGCCTGTTCTTGCGCCGCTGAAACCGGGCAATGCAAGGCGCAT belongs to Patescibacteria group bacterium and includes:
- a CDS encoding [Fe-Fe] hydrogenase large subunit C-terminal domain-containing protein, whose amino-acid sequence is MNKLKVTINGKVYHVEPGQTVLEVAKKNGIEIPALCFHPDFPVKGNCRVCSVEVKGYKRLVPSCATTVCDCMEVQTETARVKKARNMNLELIFAEHIEKCPSCIWRFQCPLLGAVKKYGVKLTRFRDRKGARKIYKFQNAVEIDGSQCIDCKNCVEACAMQQNINYLKFTGKGSRQEVVPRQNEGFKCILCGQCALHCPVSAAQEQAEVPQVEKILEKRKRFLKTHPAFAKASAGKPVARHDKEILVAQFAPSVRVTIGEDFNLPYGKDSSGKITAALKKLGFDYVFDINFGADLTTIIEAEELLERIKDKKARSNGSLPMFTSCCPGWVNYVELLHPEIIPHLTTTRSPHVHLAGVVKTFWAKKMGVDPKNIKLVSIMPCTAKKYEAVRPELKVDGMQVIDQVLTTRELSFLFKKNNIDLAKIKPQDADDPLGRFSGAAALFGGSGGVMESALRTADYLACGSNTKAKLCRAKIDYNEARGLAGIKTAEVDIAGNKVRIAVVNGIGNIDPIIADLDKFDYIEVMACPGGCIGGGGQPIPTTDEIRSARMQALYQIDFAKKGFRRSYENKGVLEVIDWVKKNKLAKKVLFTKYHKRSV